The following proteins are encoded in a genomic region of Chloracidobacterium sp.:
- the mqnC gene encoding dehypoxanthine futalosine cyclase has protein sequence MDIQPILDRVLAGERLSTEDAAHLLGSKDIVRIGLAADEIRRRKNGSDVVTYIIDRNINYTNVCNVVCTFCAFYRRPGKPETYVHSIEEIEKRIDETIELGGTGVLMQGGLHPDFNIEWYEELLSTLHAKYPDFQLHCFSPPEIHNISLISKLDYETILRRLRAAGLNSMPGGGAEILDDEVRKRVSTKCTTQQWLDVMRAVHKVGMISTATMMFGIGDGIEHRVRHLDRVREVQDEALARIAETGDGGKFTAFIPWTFQRENTALGRKITEELTGIDYLTMLAVSRLFLDNIQHIQASWLTQGIKLGQAALRFGADDMGSIMIEENVVSAAGAHNDANERDLRYQIREAGYTPQQRDILYNYVNRSATNLDTTDSMKLKELTVAFAD, from the coding sequence ATGGATATTCAGCCGATATTGGACAGAGTTCTGGCGGGCGAACGGCTTTCGACCGAGGATGCAGCGCACCTTCTTGGTTCAAAGGATATTGTACGCATAGGCCTCGCCGCCGATGAGATACGGCGCCGAAAGAACGGCTCGGATGTCGTTACATACATCATCGACCGCAACATCAACTATACGAACGTCTGCAACGTCGTATGCACGTTCTGCGCTTTCTACCGGCGGCCGGGCAAGCCGGAAACCTACGTCCATTCTATCGAAGAGATCGAAAAACGCATCGACGAGACGATCGAACTCGGCGGCACAGGCGTGCTGATGCAGGGCGGGCTGCATCCTGATTTCAACATCGAGTGGTACGAGGAGCTTTTATCCACGCTCCACGCAAAATATCCCGACTTTCAGCTGCATTGCTTCTCGCCGCCCGAGATACACAACATCTCGCTAATCTCAAAGCTCGATTACGAGACGATCCTTCGTCGGCTGCGTGCCGCGGGACTCAATTCGATGCCCGGCGGCGGCGCCGAGATACTCGATGACGAGGTTCGCAAACGCGTCTCGACAAAGTGCACCACGCAGCAGTGGCTCGATGTGATGCGTGCCGTTCATAAGGTCGGGATGATCTCGACGGCGACAATGATGTTCGGCATCGGCGATGGGATCGAGCATCGCGTGCGGCACCTCGACCGTGTGCGTGAGGTTCAGGACGAGGCCCTTGCACGCATCGCCGAAACGGGCGACGGCGGCAAGTTTACGGCATTCATTCCGTGGACATTCCAACGCGAGAATACGGCCTTGGGACGCAAGATCACAGAGGAGCTGACCGGCATCGACTATCTGACGATGCTTGCCGTCTCGCGGCTCTTTCTCGACAACATTCAGCACATTCAGGCATCCTGGCTCACACAGGGGATAAAGCTCGGCCAGGCCGCGCTGCGCTTCGGCGCCGATGATATGGGCTCGATAATGATCGAGGAGAACGTCGTCTCCGCCGCCGGCGCACACAACGACGCCAACGAACGCGACCTGCGCTACCAGATCCGCGAGGCGGGGTACACGCCCCAACAGCGTGACATTCTCTACAACTACGTCAATCGCT